GGACAAGGTGTACCAATTATAAAAGAACCTGTTAAAAAGCCATGGGGACAGACAGTCGCGTATGTAGCAGACCCAGATGGACATTATATTGAAATCTGCACTTCTATTGAATAAATTAGGCTGAATGATTCATTAGCAAACATTAACTCGATAAATGTTTGGTTAGAATAAATAAAAAATTATGAAATTTAAATCGTGGATATATAGAACTAATTTCCATTCTCGTGTTATAATTGGATGTAGAACATAAGGTCTATTGAGTGGTAAATAAACAGGAGAGTGAAAAATGAAGAGAACATCTTTGTTACAAGAAGAAAAGCGTTCAACAATACTATTTTTATGGCTATTTTATGTAGTATTTTTTGTTTATGAAATATTTTATTATAACCTTTTCCCAGCATTTCCGTGGAGCAATGTTGGTGCAAAGAGTACAGTATGGTACGATTTTATGTTTGTTAAATATGGAGTCATCATTGCGCTCATCCCTTTATCTATTTATTTGATTAAAAAGGAGAAAACAGAATCTGTAAAATACATATTATTTTTAGGTTATTTTTCAACTAATTTATTTTCAGATATATTGTATTATAAAGATAGTACGCTTACTTACACTAGTGGAAATCTAGTAGAACTTGTAATTATACTTTTCTCTCCAATCTTTGTGAATAAGAAATTTACATATTATATAACAGTTGGTTTATTACTGAAATATATTTTGGTTGGTATATTTATACAGGATCCGTTGGTTTTGTTTCCAATTAGTGTAATGATCGTACTATCATTTATTTCCTTTATATTACTTCACCGTTTTTTAAATTATATCAAAGCATTGAAATACTCATACGATGAACAATTGGAGGGTATTGTTAAAGGAGTTATTGCTACACTAGAGTTGAAGGATCCGTATACTCGGGGACATAGTGAACGAGTTGCTGCATATGCAATGAATATGGCAGAGGCTACAGGGAAATTTAAACCGTCTGAATTAAATTATTATTATTATGCCTGTCTATTACATGATATTGGAAAAGTTAATATACCGGATTCAATTTTGACAAAGTCTGGTAGATTGACAGATGAAGAATATGATATAATTAAGACGCATCCTGTTGTGGGAGCCGAAGCTATGCGAGATGTAGATGGGGTTGCCGATAATATTGAAGTGATTTACCATCATCATGAAAGATGGGACGGGAAAGGGTATCCAGATGGACTGGCTGGGGAAAATATTCCGTTTTTAGCCAGAGTTACGGCGGTTGCCGATGCTTTTGATGCGATGACTTCATCCAGATCCTATCGCCCTGCACTTCAATTTGAAGAAGCGTATCAACGAATTCTCGATGGACAAGGGAGTCAGTTTGATCCACAACTGGTAGAAATATTTAAACAAATATACCCAGATTGGGTGCAAATTTCTAAAATATATCGTAAAGGTATGGACATGAGAGGAGGAGAAATACGTGAAAATTCGCAAACTTAATAAAATCAAAGTTACTTGCTGGTGGTGTTGGATCATTCCGAAAGGATGAGTAAGTACATTTTAGGGTGCTGTAATTTTAGCATCCTTTTTTAATTTATAGAGGAGGATTTACGTTGAAGGTATCCTTGCAATCAAAAATAACGTTATATCCGCTATCCATTCAAAAAGATAACAAACATTATATCGTGGAGGAGCCGCTTTCCGGTGATTTCTTTGAATTGCCTGAGATAAGTGTTGATGCAATCAAACGATTGGGAAAAGGTGAAGCATTAGCAGCAATAGAAACGGTACTTAAAGATGCCTACCCAGCGGAAGATGTGAATATCATTGAATTTGTGGAACAATTGGTCGAGTTAGGACTTGTTCAAAATGTAGATGGTGTGCAAGTTAATAGAAATAAAGAGAAGCAGGCTAAATCTGCATCAGATGCAGCTGGTTTCTTATGGATTCCACACTGGGTTGGACGTTTGTTTTTTAATAAAACGATGAACCTATTTTACTTGCTTCTGCTCGTATCGAACATATTAATTCTTTTCTTGAATCCAGAATTTTTTCCTCATTACAAAGATATATTCCTATTCGATTCCATGGTACTAAATATGATTAGTTATCTATTAATATCATTGGTGTTAATTTTAATTCATGAGTTTGGGCATGTCCTGGCCATTCGATCGTATGATTTACCAGCTAAGTTAAGTATCGGAAACCGGCTGATTTTTATTGTTTTTGAAACCGACCTGACTCAAGCGTGGAAGCTCGAACCTAAACAGCGCAATATCTTGTATCTTGCAGGCATGTCTTTTGAACAGATTATTCTTTTCCTATCATTCGGTTTTATGCTGCTTTTTCCAGATGCAAATTTTGTCGGAATTCTTGGCATCGTCGTATTAGATCTTTTTATTAAATTTATATATCAATGCTGTTTCTATATGAAAACAGATGTCTATTACGTCATTGAAAATGTAACAGGATGTTATAACCTAATGGAGAATGGCCAAACATATTTGAGTTCATTCCTTAAGAAACATCGGAAATCAGGGAAGAATCATAAAGAGATGTTCCAGGATGAATGGAATCTGATTCGTATGTATAGTGTATTTTACATAGTTGGAGTCTTCTTAACTTTACTTTTAGCAGTTTTGTATTTTGTACCACAGCTCTATTACATGTTTACTACAATTTATTTAAATCTACTGGGAGTAGGAAACCGTGCAGCGTTTTGGGATGCTATGGCATTTTTTGTAATGATGATGATAATGCTTATCTTATTAGTTTATTTGGCGAGAAAAAAGGAAGTTAAATAAAAAGCAGGAGGCGCTTTCCTAGAACAAGGAAAGGGCCTTTTTTCAATAACTGGATAAATTATGTTATTATTTACATATTATATAGACGGGAGATAGCTGTTATGGATCAAAAAATTCTAGAATTGCTCAACGGAATCTATCCAGTGGATTTTATTAAAGTGGAAGCAGTAACAAATGAAATGTATCGCTGTACCGCAACACAAGGTGAATACTTTGCAAGAATTACAAACTACAAAAGTCATGATGAACAAGTAGAAGAGGTTACCTATACCAACTATTTACATAAAGAAGGGCTAGGGGTATCACCTACAATCGTTTCAATTAATGGTAAAGAGGTAGAAAAGATTATCCTCAATAACAAGGAAGTATTAACGGTTCTTTATGAAGTTGCTCCTGGTAAGCACTTAGCAAGAATTCAATGGAATGCAACGGTTTTAAAAGAGTTAGGCAGGCAAATTGGTAAATTACATCGCCTATCTAGAAAATTCGAAGAGATCCATCCGACTAGATATATCAATGATTGGTATCAAAATGAGGAATATGCTTTCTTGAAATATATCCCTGAGGAAGAAACTAAGATTAGAGCTGTTGCACAAGAAATTTTAACAAAGATTAAAGACATCCCAAAAGACAATGCCAATTATGGATTGTTACACGGGGATTTATGGTTAGAGAATGTAGTTGTAGATCAGGATTTAAAACTGACAATGGTTGATTTTCAAGATTGTGAGAAGCATTTTTATATCTTTGATTTAGCTGTTCCAATATATAGTGCAATCGAGTATTCATTTGTCGGTGGTGGGAATATCATTGACTATGGAAGAGGTATTACAAAAGCAATCATCGAGGGATACCAAGAAGAAAACGACATCCCAAAGGAAATGTTAGAAAAGCTGCCCTTATTTATAAAACTAAAAGAAGTCTTTGAATATAGCTTAATGCATATGTACTGGAATAAAGATAAGTTAACGGAAGAACAGATAAGAATAATGAACCACTTTAGAATGAGAATTGAAAGAGATCATTCTTTCCTTGACATAAACGGTTTGTTTTTAAAATAGACTTAATTTTCCGTAAACATGCGTGTTTCTGCAAAAAGGGTCATCGTTCGTCTTTAATAGTAGGGTATTGTTCCGAATTTAATTGCTTGGAAGGAGGTTGTATTTCTAGATAATGCTACTTTTAATTGTTTTAATTGCAATTCCTTTATATGCCTTAATCAGAATGGTTCAAAGTTTTACTAGGAAGACGCAGTCACATGATGTTGAGGGTGGCTCGGTCAAAATGAAAACAATTGATTCCTATTGTTCCATGGTTATTTATAGTTTACTTTTGCTTGGCTTTTATCTGAACGGTAGTGCCGTGGAGGCTGGTGAGCGATTGCGTGTTTTTGAATTTACTGGTGCTAAGGCAAATGGATATGCTTCTCTGGCCAATGAATATATAGTATCAGTTGTTGTCTTATTGACAGTAGGTATGTTTTCTTTTTTGATCATAAGTCTTAATGCTGGGTCTCTTTCGCCGATTTTGTATGTGATAGGTAGTACATTAATGATATCTAATATCCTATTTGCAGTTGCCTATCTTACTCATACAGGCTTTTCACACGATGGTGATGAATATTCGGTCCTCCTTCTGCAAATTAGCTTTGTATCACTATTTTTCTTATATATCGCAAGGTTGAAAGATTCCCTGAATCATTTTCTTATTAGCCAAAATGAAAAAGAGGTGGAGTACAGCAATAAATTTATGCTATTTCTCTACAAAATATCTAGCAACTATCAACAGATGTCAAAAGTATGGGCAATATGTTTATTTCCAGTCTTGGTCATCATCCAGCTGATTTTGGTCTTGTTTGGCCAACGCCCAGATAGCTTTATCCGCATGTTCCTTGAGACAAGCTCTTTCAACTATTCGAATATTCCTGCGCCTAAACCAGAAATAGTACAGGCTGATGGGCATTATTTGTGTACGGTCTCCGCTAAGGGGCATAAAAAATTGGTCAAACCAATCAGAGCGGGCATTAGAAGCGGATTAAGAATCCCCGTGAACCGCCAGCTGCTGATTGCTAATGCATTTGAAAACATTCTAGAACAATATATGCCAGCCTTCCATAAAGTCATCCGTAATTTTTACGATCGATATGGCTATCCAATAAGTAGGCATATCAATTCAAAATGGTCCGCAGACGTCATGTACCTTTTAATGAAGCCTTTAGAATGGTTCTTCCTTGTTGTGCTATATACGGTAGACAAAAAACCGGAAAATAGAATTCATATGCAATATAGTGAGTTGAGAAAGTAAAAATAAAGTTCAAATTGTGGAAATGGATTGACTTAGGAGAGGAGATAAAAAAATGATTGAATTACGAAAAATAGACGGGGATAACATAGATGAAGTAGTAGCACTTGAGGTTGGAGAAAACCAGAAAGATTTTATAGAAACAACGAACCTCAGAAGCTTTGCAGATGCGCATATGTTGAATGCAGACGGTATACCAGCGACGCCGCTAGCCATTTATGTGGATGATACGATGGTTGGGTTTTTGATGTATATTTATGATACGACGGATCATGAATCATTTCAAAATGAAGTTTATTACGGGGAGAAGGCCTATTTCATTTGGCATTTTATGATTGATCAGCGTTATCAAGGTAAAGGATATGGCAAGCTTGCCTTTGAAAAAATGTTGGCGGATATTGAAAATCTCCCAGATGGGGAATCACAATATGTAGACCTCTTTTATCATAAAAATAATGTCATAGCTAAAGAATTATACGCTTCATTTGGTTTTGTAGAAACAGGTATCATTCAGGATAACTCGGTGCATGCGATTAAAAATCTCGATAAGAAAACAACAGAATCCCTAGTAGAATAGGGGTTTCGGAAAGAACTGTGAGCAATCAACAATTTTGGGAACCATATCATGCTAATTCATGTCTATACTATAAATTGGAAAGATATTGGAGGGATCATTATGTGGTTAATATTAGGTCTTCTTGCGATAGCAGCAACTTTTATCAATCTTTTTATGTACGCAATAGGTAAAGATTACAAACTTGCGATGGCAATGGGGTTGTCACTTACGGCATTGACACTCTGTGCAGAACAGAGCCTTGTATCTAATTGGATACAAAGTGAAGATTGGTCAGCTTTAAGGGAAGTACCTGCTATGAATAAGGCATTTTGGTTTCTGACAATTGTTTCGATCTTACTAAATATAGCGCCGATACTTTTAGAAATGAAAAATAAAAAATAAGTTCTTATTGGGGTTATACGGATTAGTACGGATTAATCAACCCCCCCTTCTTAAACACCGGTTTGGGCACATATTTTCGATGTATTGGAGGTTGTTGTAATAGCCATCTCATGTTTATCTATTAATTCAAAATTAAGAGAAAGCAGTAAACGACATAAAGAAATAATCAGAGGTGATTAATTTTGAATAAATGGTTAGTTTTCTTTTTCATTGGATTAATAATGTTTATGTCTGGGATATATCTATCTACTATATGGGTTATAGTCGGAACTGTAATTTGTATTAGTGGAGGTTACTTATTAGGCGTTAGCGCTTATTTTATAGGTGCAAAAAAGTATACAAATAACGTTCCCAAATGACATAGGGAACATTTGATCTAGCAGCTATACAGGTTTGGGGACGTTTTAAATAGACAGTTTTTTGTTATAATTAAAATTAATATTTCATCTTCCTACCAAAAATACATAATTACAGTACGTTTCGAAAGCCTTAATTTGAATGTTAACTAGTGGTATATCGAAGTGAATTGGAGGAGATACGAGTGTAACTTTAACTACCTTTTGAATTTTTAATACAAGAAAGGGTAGTGAAGATGAAAAAATCGTTTCATTTTTTATGGATTAGTCAGTTATTTGCAAACTTAGGTGACGTTTTTTATATAGTTGGGTTAATTTCTATTTTATATCAGGCAAGTGAATCGCCATTTTACATGGCGTTATTACCATTTTTAAACATGACTGGTCGTATGATTAGTAGCAGTTTTGCCCCCCTAGTATTTAATCATTATCGTTTAAAGCAGTTACTCGTTATTTCTCAAGCATTAAAAACAGCTTTGTTGTTAATATTGGCAGTGGGTTCACTCTATACACTGTCATTATACTTTATGTTTAGTATCATCTTTGCCGTCGCATTTTTAGATGGACTTGCACAACCAGCTAGCACTGCGCTTATTCCTCGAATCGTGGATAAATCCCAGCTTCTACGCGCTAATGGCCTTTTATCAATGATAAATGAATCGACACAGCTTGGTGGATGGGCACTGGGCGGGATACTTGTGGCAGCAATGAATGGGGAAATTGTTATTTGGATAACGTTCATACTATTTGTACTTTCTACATTGTGTCTGTTGTTTGTTATTGACCATACGCCATTTGAAAGAAAAAGAAATATCCCTAAAAAACAACAGTTAACAGAAGGCTTTCAACTAATATGGAACAATCATTCCTTCCGTACGATTCATGTAATGGTTATCTTTGAATCCATTGCAAATGTGGTTTGGGTTGCAGCCATTATGTATCTTTTTGTTGCTGACGTACTACATGTCTCTGAGGCATGGTGGGGTTATATTAATACGACCTTCTTCATTGGATTAGTTATAGGTGGTTTTATTTGTACCAAATATGAGCAATTTTTTGAAAAAAACTTAAAATATATTGTGTTATTTTCATCGTTTGCAATGGCGATTACAATGATTTTGTTTGGATTTAATCGCGTGGCAATTGTAGCACTATTATTAAGTCTATTCTTCGGAGTTTTTGATCAGTTCAAAGGAATCCTACTTGGTACGTGGCTACAATTAAAAGCAACGGATGATCAACTTATAAAAGTGTATAGTGCACAAGGTGTATTAACCTCAATGTTATTCGGTTTATCAACATTACTTGCAGGGGTATTTGCAAATGTTTTTTCTGTACAATGGCTTTTCATTGGTGCAGGTTTACTATTACTACTGTCCGCAATTTATTTTAGTTGTGTACAAAAAAGATTTGTATAAATCCTTTACACCCTCCATTCAATTGAATGTGGGGTGTTTTGACTACTTATGATTAGAATGCCCCCAAAAAAACAATTGGGGACGCTTAAAATTAATGAATTATGATAAAATTGTAAAACATTACATATTATCAGGAGGTTACGATGTTTTTCATTTTTATGGCTGTATATGGAACACCTATTTTAGCAATTATATTTTGCTTAAACTTAGCACTTATCATCGATAAATCACGTAATGATAAGGACTTCAAATTAAACGTCTATTTAATGACAGGAGCATTTACGGTTATGGTATCTTGTATAACAATTGCTCTGTTAACAGTTTTAGATGGGGTTTAATAGTAGTTTAAATATTTAAGGTTCACTTCAATCTCGCATTGTTTTAAAATCCAATTAGGAGGCTTGAAATGATAATTTTTGGTAAACGCAATTATGATTTGAATTA
The sequence above is a segment of the Solibacillus sp. FSL H8-0523 genome. Coding sequences within it:
- a CDS encoding HD-GYP domain-containing protein, whose translation is MKRTSLLQEEKRSTILFLWLFYVVFFVYEIFYYNLFPAFPWSNVGAKSTVWYDFMFVKYGVIIALIPLSIYLIKKEKTESVKYILFLGYFSTNLFSDILYYKDSTLTYTSGNLVELVIILFSPIFVNKKFTYYITVGLLLKYILVGIFIQDPLVLFPISVMIVLSFISFILLHRFLNYIKALKYSYDEQLEGIVKGVIATLELKDPYTRGHSERVAAYAMNMAEATGKFKPSELNYYYYACLLHDIGKVNIPDSILTKSGRLTDEEYDIIKTHPVVGAEAMRDVDGVADNIEVIYHHHERWDGKGYPDGLAGENIPFLARVTAVADAFDAMTSSRSYRPALQFEEAYQRILDGQGSQFDPQLVEIFKQIYPDWVQISKIYRKGMDMRGGEIRENSQT
- a CDS encoding peptidase gives rise to the protein MKVSLQSKITLYPLSIQKDNKHYIVEEPLSGDFFELPEISVDAIKRLGKGEALAAIETVLKDAYPAEDVNIIEFVEQLVELGLVQNVDGVQVNRNKEKQAKSASDAAGFLWIPHWVGRLFFNKTMNLFYLLLLVSNILILFLNPEFFPHYKDIFLFDSMVLNMISYLLISLVLILIHEFGHVLAIRSYDLPAKLSIGNRLIFIVFETDLTQAWKLEPKQRNILYLAGMSFEQIILFLSFGFMLLFPDANFVGILGIVVLDLFIKFIYQCCFYMKTDVYYVIENVTGCYNLMENGQTYLSSFLKKHRKSGKNHKEMFQDEWNLIRMYSVFYIVGVFLTLLLAVLYFVPQLYYMFTTIYLNLLGVGNRAAFWDAMAFFVMMMIMLILLVYLARKKEVK
- a CDS encoding phosphotransferase → MDQKILELLNGIYPVDFIKVEAVTNEMYRCTATQGEYFARITNYKSHDEQVEEVTYTNYLHKEGLGVSPTIVSINGKEVEKIILNNKEVLTVLYEVAPGKHLARIQWNATVLKELGRQIGKLHRLSRKFEEIHPTRYINDWYQNEEYAFLKYIPEEETKIRAVAQEILTKIKDIPKDNANYGLLHGDLWLENVVVDQDLKLTMVDFQDCEKHFYIFDLAVPIYSAIEYSFVGGGNIIDYGRGITKAIIEGYQEENDIPKEMLEKLPLFIKLKEVFEYSLMHMYWNKDKLTEEQIRIMNHFRMRIERDHSFLDINGLFLK
- a CDS encoding DUF6688 family protein, producing the protein MLLLIVLIAIPLYALIRMVQSFTRKTQSHDVEGGSVKMKTIDSYCSMVIYSLLLLGFYLNGSAVEAGERLRVFEFTGAKANGYASLANEYIVSVVVLLTVGMFSFLIISLNAGSLSPILYVIGSTLMISNILFAVAYLTHTGFSHDGDEYSVLLLQISFVSLFFLYIARLKDSLNHFLISQNEKEVEYSNKFMLFLYKISSNYQQMSKVWAICLFPVLVIIQLILVLFGQRPDSFIRMFLETSSFNYSNIPAPKPEIVQADGHYLCTVSAKGHKKLVKPIRAGIRSGLRIPVNRQLLIANAFENILEQYMPAFHKVIRNFYDRYGYPISRHINSKWSADVMYLLMKPLEWFFLVVLYTVDKKPENRIHMQYSELRK
- a CDS encoding GNAT family N-acetyltransferase, whose protein sequence is MIELRKIDGDNIDEVVALEVGENQKDFIETTNLRSFADAHMLNADGIPATPLAIYVDDTMVGFLMYIYDTTDHESFQNEVYYGEKAYFIWHFMIDQRYQGKGYGKLAFEKMLADIENLPDGESQYVDLFYHKNNVIAKELYASFGFVETGIIQDNSVHAIKNLDKKTTESLVE
- a CDS encoding MFS transporter, with the translated sequence MKKSFHFLWISQLFANLGDVFYIVGLISILYQASESPFYMALLPFLNMTGRMISSSFAPLVFNHYRLKQLLVISQALKTALLLILAVGSLYTLSLYFMFSIIFAVAFLDGLAQPASTALIPRIVDKSQLLRANGLLSMINESTQLGGWALGGILVAAMNGEIVIWITFILFVLSTLCLLFVIDHTPFERKRNIPKKQQLTEGFQLIWNNHSFRTIHVMVIFESIANVVWVAAIMYLFVADVLHVSEAWWGYINTTFFIGLVIGGFICTKYEQFFEKNLKYIVLFSSFAMAITMILFGFNRVAIVALLLSLFFGVFDQFKGILLGTWLQLKATDDQLIKVYSAQGVLTSMLFGLSTLLAGVFANVFSVQWLFIGAGLLLLLSAIYFSCVQKRFV